A genomic window from Glycine soja cultivar W05 chromosome 10, ASM419377v2, whole genome shotgun sequence includes:
- the LOC114372306 gene encoding probable low-specificity L-threonine aldolase 1, with product MVTRIVDLRSDTVTKPTEAMRAAMASAEVDDDVLGYDPTAFRLETEMAKTMGKEAALFVPSGTMGNLVSVLVHCDVRGSEVILGDNCHINIFENGGIATIGGVHPRQVKNNDDGTIDIDLIEAAIRDPMGELFYPTTKLICLENTHANSGGRCLSVEYTDRVGELAKKHGLKLHIDGARIFNASVALGVPVDRLVQAADSVSVCLSKGIGAPVGSVIVGSKNFIAKARRLRKTLGGGMRQIGLLCAAALVALQENVGKLESDHKKARLLADGLKEVKGLRVDAGSVETNMVFIDIEEGTKTRAEKICKYMEERGILVMQESSSRMRVVLHHQISASDVQYALSCFQQALAVKGVQNEMGN from the exons ATGGTAACTAGAATTGTGGATCTTCGTTCAGACACAGTTACAAAGCCAACTGAAGCAATGAGAGCTGCTATGGCAAGTGCTGAAGTTGATGACGATGTTCTAGGCTATGATCCAACTGCTTTTCGCTTAGAAACAGAGATGGCAAAGACAATGGGCAAAGAAGCTGCTCTTTTTGTTCCATCTGGCACTATGGGGAACCTTGTATCTGTACTTGTTCATTGTGATGTCAGGGGAAGTGAGGTTATTCTTGGAGACAATTGCCATATCAACATTTTTGAGAATGGAGGCATTGCAACCATTGGGGGAGTGCATCCAAGACAAGTGAAAAATAACGATGATGGAACCATAGACATTGATTTGATTGAGGCTGCTATAAGGGACCCAATGGGGGAGCTATTCTATCCAACCACCAAGCTTATTTGCTTGGAAAACACTCATGCAAA CTCTGGTGGCAGATGCCTCTCAGTTGAATATACAGACAGAGTTGGAGAGTTAGCTAAGAAGCATGGACTGAAGCTTCACATTGATGGGGCCCGTATTTTTAACGCATCAGTT GCACTTGGTGTTCCAGTGGATAGGCTTGTCCAGGCGGCTGATTCAGTTTCC GTTTGCCTATCTAAAGGTATAGGTGCTCCAGTTGGATCTGTTATTGTTGGTTCCAAGAATTTTATTGCCAAG gctAGACGACTCCGGAAAACCTTAGGAGGTGGAATGAGACAGATTGGCCTCCTTTGTGCCGCTGCACTTGTTGCCTTGCAGGAAAATGTTGGGAAGCTGGAAAGTGATCACAAGAAAGCTAGACTTTTGGCTG atggattaaaagaagttaaaggACTGAGAGTGGATGCTGGTTCTGTGGAGACCAATATG GTATTTATTGACATTGAAGAGGGTACAAAGACTAGGGCAGAAAAGATATGCAAGTACATGGAAGAACGTGGTATCCTTGTGATGCAAGAGAGTTCATCAAG AATGAGAGTTGTTCTCCACCACCAAATATCAGCAAGTGATGTGCAATATGCCTTGTCGTGCTTTCAG CAAGCTCTAGCTGTCAAGGGAGTACAAAATGAAATGGGCAACTAg
- the LOC114369998 gene encoding protein LIGHT-DEPENDENT SHORT HYPOCOTYLS 1-like → MDLVSESKNVVSNVTNPSSRYKMETVPTPTTTNHPTTAAAVSSPSSGSNNSGSTTTPSRYENQKRRDWNTFCQYLRNHRPPLSLALCSGAHVLEFLHYLDQFGKTKVHNHPCPFFGLPNPPAPCPCPLRQAWGSLDALIGRLRAAYEENGGRPETNPFGARAVRIYLRDVRDFQAKARGVSYEKKRKRPKPKVTPTPT, encoded by the coding sequence ATGGATTTAGTTTCTGAATCAAAAAACGTCGTTTCAAACGTTACAAACCCCAGCAGCAGGTACAAGATGGAGACAGTACCCACCCCGACCACCACGAATCATCCAACGACGGCGGCGGCAGTGTCGTCGCCGTCTTCGGGAAGCAACAACAGCGGGAGCACTACTACTCCGAGCCGCTACGAGAACCAAAAGCGAAGGGACTGGAACACGTTCTGCCAGTACCTGAGGAACCACCGTCCGCCACTCTCCTTGGCCTTGTGCAGCGGTGCGCACGTGCTGGAATTCCTCCACTACCTCGACCAGTTCGGGAAGACTAAGGTTCATAACCACCCTTGCCCGTTCTTCGGTCTCCCCAACCCACCTGCCCCATGTCCCTGCCCGCTCCGCCAAGCCTGGGGCAGCCTCGACGCCCTCATCGGCCGCCTCCGCGCCGCCTACGAGGAGAACGGCGGCCGCCCGGAGACCAACCCCTTCGGCGCACGCGCCGTCAGGATTTACCTTCGCGATGTTCGCGATTTTCAGGCAAAGGCGAGAGGTGTTAGCTacgagaagaagaggaagaggccAAAGCCTAAGGTCACTCCCACTCCTACTTAA
- the LOC114371923 gene encoding RNA-binding protein 42-like isoform X1 yields MTTPPSSSSASQSQFAYSNPSSSSSYFPVPFHLQQPATTHYAAPYVAAPSVQIPAPPVVGPVAPAPVPGVYSAVPQYQAQQLFERDAQIITPEALENVKAAIASSDVEHKTDAKKKAVPRKAAGHAWEDPILAEWPEDDYRLFCGDLGNEVNDDVLSKAFSRFPSFNMARVVRDKRTGKTKGYGFVSFANPSDLAGALKEMNGKYVGNRPIKLRKSKWRERTDYEALEKQKNHIQKKPKMARKGVLHK; encoded by the exons ATGACGACACCACCGTCTTCCTCCTCAGCTTCGCAATCGCAATTCGCCTATTCAaacccctcctcctcctcctcctacttccCCGTTCCCTTTCACCTTCAGCAACCCGCAACCACTCACTACGCCGCGCCCTACGTCGCCGCCCCCTCCGTGCAAATCCCCGCTCCTCCAGTCGTCGGCCCCGTTGCGCCCGCCCCTGTACCCGGCGTATACTCCGCCGTGCCGCAATATCAG GCACAGCAGTTATTTGAGAGGGATGCGCAGATAATAACgccggaggctctcgagaatgTCAAGGCAGCGATTGCAAGCAGCGACGTGGAGCACAAAACCGATGCCAAAAAGAAAGCGGTTCCTCGCAAAGCTGCTGGCCACGCTTGGGAGGATCCTATCCTTGCAGAGTGGCCAGAAG ATGATTATCGGCTCTTCTGTGGGGATCTTGGTAACGAGGTGAATGATGATGTTCTCTCAAAAGCATTTTCACGATTTCCTTCCTTTAACATGGCACGA GTTGTCAGAGACAAGCGGACTGGTAAAACAAAAGGTTATGGATTTGTGAGCTTTGCCAATCCTTCTGACCTTGCTGGTGCTCTTAAAGAAATGAATG gtaagTATGTTGGAAACCGTCCTATAAAACTACGCAAGAGTAAGTGGAGGGAGAGGACAGATTATGAAGCACTGGAGAAACAGAAG AATCACATTCAAAAGAAACCGAAAATGGCAAGGAAAGGTGTGCTGCACAAGTGA
- the LOC114371923 gene encoding RNA-binding protein 42-like isoform X2, whose protein sequence is MTTPPSSSSASQSQFAYSNPSSSSSYFPVPFHLQQPATTHYAAPYVAAPSVQIPAPPVVGPVAPAPVPGVYSAVPQYQAQQLFERDAQIITPEALENVKAAIASSDVEHKTDAKKKAVPRKAAGHAWEDPILAEWPEDDYRLFCGDLGNEVNDDVLSKAFSRFPSFNMARIFV, encoded by the exons ATGACGACACCACCGTCTTCCTCCTCAGCTTCGCAATCGCAATTCGCCTATTCAaacccctcctcctcctcctcctacttccCCGTTCCCTTTCACCTTCAGCAACCCGCAACCACTCACTACGCCGCGCCCTACGTCGCCGCCCCCTCCGTGCAAATCCCCGCTCCTCCAGTCGTCGGCCCCGTTGCGCCCGCCCCTGTACCCGGCGTATACTCCGCCGTGCCGCAATATCAG GCACAGCAGTTATTTGAGAGGGATGCGCAGATAATAACgccggaggctctcgagaatgTCAAGGCAGCGATTGCAAGCAGCGACGTGGAGCACAAAACCGATGCCAAAAAGAAAGCGGTTCCTCGCAAAGCTGCTGGCCACGCTTGGGAGGATCCTATCCTTGCAGAGTGGCCAGAAG ATGATTATCGGCTCTTCTGTGGGGATCTTGGTAACGAGGTGAATGATGATGTTCTCTCAAAAGCATTTTCACGATTTCCTTCCTTTAACATGGCACGA ATTTTTGTTTGA
- the LOC114372493 gene encoding pentatricopeptide repeat-containing protein At3g04760, chloroplastic-like, producing the protein MTTVSTEFLSHTLPFQTNLKHAWHPNPTNTVITCSNRRLNNKGHTKVTSSDTRPHQHYDFRDTNHIKSLNRLCKTGKCTEALYFLEQMVMNGYKPDVILCTKLIKCLFTSKRTEKAVRVMEILEQYGEPDSFAYNAVISGFCRSDRFDAANGVILRMKNRGFSPDVVTYNILIGSLCARGNLDLALKVMDQLLEDNCNPTLITYTILIEATIIHGGIDEAMRLLDEMMSRGLQPDIYTYNVIVRGMCKRGLVDRAFEFVSNLSITPSLNLYNLLLKGLLNEGRWEAGERLMSDMIVKGCEPNVVTYSVLISSLCRDGKAGEAVDVLRVMKERGLNPDAYCYDPLISAFCKEGKVDLAIGFVDDMISAGWLPDIVNYNTIMGSLCKKGRADEALNIFKKLEEVGCPPNASSYNTMFGALWSSGDKIRALGMILEMLSNGVDPDRITYNSLISSLCRDGMVDEAIGLLVDMERSEWQPTVISYNIVLLGLCKAHRIVDAIEVLAVMVDNGCQPNETTYTLLVEGVGYAGWRSYAVELAKSLVSMNAISQDLFRRLQKQNHFRA; encoded by the coding sequence ATGACGACAGTTTCAACCGAATTCCTGTCGCATACCCTCCCATTTCAAACCAATCTGAAGCACGCGTGGCATCCAAACCCCACCAATACCGTCATCACCTGCAGCAACCGAAGGCTCAACAACAAGGGACACACGAAGGTCACTTCCTCGGACACAAGACCCCATCAACATTACGACTTTCGAGACACCAATCACATCAAATCCCTCAACAGGCTCTGCAAAACTGGCAAGTGCACCGAAGCCCTCTATTTTCTTGAGCAAATGGTGATGAATGGTTACAAACCCGACGTCATTCTCTGCACCAAGCTCATCAAGTGCTTGTTCACTTCCAAGAGAACCGAAAAAGCGGTGCGTGTCATGGAGATTCTGGAACAGTACGGTGAACCCGATTCTTTTGCTTACAATGCTGTCATAAGCGGGTTCTGCAGGAGCGATAGGTTTGATGCTGCCAATGGAGTGATTCTCAGAATGAAGAATAGAGGCTTCTCCCCTGATGTTGTCACCTACAACATTCTCATCGGAAGCCTTTGTGCAAGGGGAAATCTTGATTTGGCTTTGAAGGTTATGGATCAGTTGCTGGAAGATAACTGCAACCCCACTTTGATTACTTATACTATCTTGATAGAAGCGACTATTATACACGGCGGCATTGACGAAGCAATGAGGCTTCTGGATGAGATGATGTCAAGAGGGCTTCAGCCTGACATTTACACTTACAATGTCATTGTGAGAGGCATGTGCAAACGCGGGTTGGTGGATCGAGCTTTTGAGTTTGTTAGCAACTTAAGTATCACGCCGAGTTTGAACCTCTATAACTTGCTGCTCAAGGGTCTTTTGAATGAGGGCAGATGGGAGGCTGGGGAGAGGTTGATGTCTGATATGATTGTGAAGGGCTGCGAGCCGAATGTTGTGACCTACAGCGTTTTGATTAGTTCGTTGTGTCGTGATGGGAAGGCTGGGGAGGCTGTGGATGTGTTGAGGGTTATGAAGGAAAGGGGGTTGAATCCTGATGCTTATTGTTATGATCCGTTGATTTCTGCGTTCTGCAAGGAGGGGAAAGTGGATTTGGCTATAGGGTTCGTGGACGATATGATATCTGCAGGGTGGTTGCCTGATATTGTCAACTACAACACGATCATGGGGTCTCTGTGTAAGAAGGGAAGAGCTGATGAGGCTTTGAACATCTTTAAGAAGCTTGAGGAAGTGGGTTGTCCACCAAATGCGAGTTCTTACAACACAATGTTTGGTGCGCTGTGGAGTAGTGGGGACAAAATTAGAGCATTGGGGATGATTTTGGAGATGTTGAGCAACGGTGTTGATCCTGATAGGATCACATATAACTCACTGATATCAAGTTTGTGCAGAGATGGAATGGTGGATGAGGCCATTGGGTTGTTGGTGGACATGGAACGGAGCGAGTGGCAACCTACGGTTATTAGTTACAACATTGTTCTTCTTGGATTGTGCAAAGCACACAGAATTGTAGATGCCATTGAGGTGCTGGCTGTCATGGTTGACAATGGATGTCAGCCAAATGAAACTACTTACACGTTGTTGGTGGAAGGGGTTGGTTATGCTGGATGGCGAAGTTATGCAGTGGAGCTAGCTAAATCCCTTGTTAGTATGAATGCTATTTCTCAAGATTTATTCAGACGTTTACAGAAACAAAACCATTTCCGTGCCTGA